One Nocardia sp. BMG111209 DNA segment encodes these proteins:
- a CDS encoding cation-transporting P-type ATPase, with the protein MILIIFLNAAFSFIQELQAERAVEELAKYLPQRTKVERDGTATEIDAVELVPGDIVLVTEGDRIAADIRLLTGAVEVDMSALTGESVPTLRSAALTDVHTPLLDAHDLVFSGTSCTGGEARGVVFATGMATEIGRIAALTERVRPDPSPLERQVRRVAWLIAAVSLLLASGFIPLSILAVGLGLVDALVFAAGLLAGMVPEGLLPVITLALAVAVRSLARRGALVKRLSAVETLGSTDVICTDKTGTLTQNRMTPVCVWTTAGRVDLDPDRPAPDAPQLRQLGRVAALCNNGRFDGAGGDPTELALLSAARALGADVAVAPREANRQWLFHFDPVLKLMSTVDRGDGGTLTVHTKGAPEVVLPRCAEVLDEHGARVALTATERSRIAAVVNSLAAEGLRVLALAQRQLPPGPAPQRRDDAETDLCLIGLIALLDPPRPGVAQAVADCHTAGIRIIVITGDHPLTAAAVAERIGITGRNPTVITGDALGHLTEKELAALIRDEPEVIFARASPEAKLHIAEALHDTGHVVAMTGDGVNDAPALHRADIGVAMGRSGTDVAREAATVVLTDDDFGSIVAAVRAGRRIYDNVRKFIVYIFTHATPEIAAFLVFALGGGAIPLPLTILQLLAFDVGSETLPALALSREPAEPGIMSRPPRPRDEGVIRGWMLARAWLFLGGIVATLALAGFFIVLVRAGWHPGDAVGPGTPLHLAYRQATTMTFLGMIAGQIGTAFAVRAQRVSLWSVGVFANRYLLTAIAAELVLAAVFVYTPPLQTLLGTAALPWRDLAILLPYPFVVWGADELCRWWLRYKDRRHAARQ; encoded by the coding sequence GTGATCCTGATCATCTTCCTCAACGCGGCCTTTTCGTTCATCCAGGAGTTGCAGGCCGAGCGGGCCGTGGAGGAACTGGCGAAATATCTGCCGCAGCGGACGAAGGTCGAACGGGACGGGACGGCGACCGAGATCGACGCGGTCGAACTGGTGCCCGGCGATATCGTCCTCGTCACCGAGGGCGATCGGATCGCGGCCGACATCCGATTACTGACCGGCGCGGTCGAGGTCGATATGTCCGCATTGACCGGCGAGTCCGTCCCGACGCTGCGCTCGGCCGCGCTGACCGATGTGCACACCCCGTTGCTCGACGCCCACGATCTGGTGTTCAGCGGCACCAGCTGTACCGGCGGCGAGGCGCGCGGCGTGGTGTTCGCGACCGGTATGGCCACCGAGATCGGCCGGATCGCGGCGCTCACCGAACGCGTCCGACCGGACCCGAGCCCACTGGAGCGGCAGGTCCGCCGGGTCGCCTGGCTGATCGCCGCCGTGTCGTTGCTGCTGGCATCGGGGTTCATCCCGCTGTCGATTCTCGCGGTAGGTCTGGGGCTCGTCGATGCGCTGGTGTTCGCCGCCGGCCTGCTGGCCGGAATGGTTCCGGAAGGGCTCCTGCCGGTGATCACCTTGGCGCTGGCGGTCGCGGTACGCTCACTGGCCCGCCGCGGGGCGCTCGTCAAGCGCCTGTCCGCCGTGGAAACCCTGGGATCGACCGATGTCATCTGCACCGACAAAACCGGCACACTCACACAGAACCGGATGACACCGGTGTGCGTGTGGACCACCGCCGGTCGCGTGGACCTCGATCCGGACCGGCCGGCACCCGATGCGCCGCAGCTGCGGCAGCTCGGCCGAGTGGCGGCGTTGTGCAACAACGGCCGGTTCGACGGTGCAGGTGGCGATCCTACCGAGCTCGCTCTGCTGTCCGCCGCCCGCGCGCTCGGCGCCGACGTTGCGGTGGCACCACGAGAAGCCAACCGGCAGTGGCTGTTTCATTTCGACCCGGTGCTGAAGCTGATGTCCACCGTCGACCGCGGCGACGGCGGCACGCTGACCGTGCACACCAAGGGAGCGCCCGAGGTCGTATTGCCGCGCTGCGCCGAGGTGCTGGATGAACACGGTGCGCGTGTGGCCCTCACCGCCACCGAGCGGTCGCGGATCGCCGCCGTCGTGAATTCCCTTGCCGCGGAAGGGCTGCGCGTGCTGGCCCTGGCACAACGGCAACTACCGCCGGGGCCCGCGCCACAGCGCCGCGACGACGCGGAGACGGATCTGTGCCTGATCGGGCTGATCGCGTTGCTCGATCCGCCCCGGCCGGGGGTCGCACAGGCCGTCGCGGACTGTCACACCGCCGGCATCCGGATCATCGTCATCACCGGCGACCATCCACTGACCGCCGCCGCCGTCGCCGAACGTATCGGCATCACCGGCCGGAATCCCACGGTGATCACCGGCGACGCTCTGGGCCATCTGACCGAGAAGGAACTCGCCGCACTCATCCGTGATGAACCGGAGGTGATCTTCGCGCGCGCGTCGCCGGAGGCGAAACTGCACATCGCCGAGGCGCTGCACGACACCGGCCACGTGGTGGCGATGACCGGGGACGGCGTCAACGACGCTCCCGCACTGCACCGTGCCGACATCGGGGTCGCGATGGGCCGCTCCGGCACCGACGTCGCCCGCGAGGCTGCCACCGTCGTCCTCACCGACGACGACTTCGGCTCCATCGTCGCCGCCGTCCGGGCCGGCCGCCGCATCTATGACAACGTACGGAAGTTCATCGTCTACATCTTCACCCACGCCACCCCGGAAATCGCTGCGTTCCTTGTGTTTGCGCTCGGCGGCGGCGCGATCCCGTTGCCGCTGACCATCCTTCAGCTGCTCGCGTTCGACGTCGGCAGCGAAACCCTTCCGGCGCTTGCCCTCTCGCGCGAACCGGCCGAACCCGGCATCATGTCGCGACCGCCACGCCCGCGCGACGAGGGCGTGATCCGCGGCTGGATGCTGGCGCGCGCATGGCTGTTCCTCGGCGGGATCGTCGCGACGCTGGCACTCGCGGGATTCTTCATCGTCCTGGTGCGGGCCGGCTGGCATCCCGGCGACGCGGTGGGACCAGGCACACCGTTGCATCTCGCCTATCGGCAGGCGACCACCATGACGTTCCTCGGCATGATCGCCGGCCAGATAGGCACCGCGTTCGCCGTGCGGGCCCAACGCGTATCACTGTGGTCCGTAGGCGTTTTCGCCAACCGCTACCTGCTCACCGCAATCGCCGCCGA
- the istA gene encoding IS21 family transposase has protein sequence MSGRDLQAKYNVGYRTVNAALTSAFPEARKEYPARASKLDPFKPLIDEMLRADLDAPRKQRHTITRIYARLIDEHGMEDVSYQRVRDYVEERKPQIRVEAGREPPQVFIPQTHRPGEEAEVDFGEVTVELRGEPIVLYLFSLRMSYSGRSVQRVFASGGQEAFLEGHVHAFTVLGGVPHGKIRYDNLKAAVAKVLGLSRARTESQRWTTFRSHYGIDDPFYCIPGIEGAHEKGGVEGQIGYYRRNHFVPVPKVESLEELNTLVGQWDSQDLRRRIGARARTIGEHFALEAPTLKRLPEEEFETGSWLSTRVDRYSMVAARTNKYSVPIRFIGRPVRILLHASWLVVYDGRTEIARHERLIGKALTRVELDHYLEALVRKPGAMAGATALEQARQSGKFTKSHDAWWAAVRKAHGERDGTRAIIEVLLLHRSMPHDQVVAGLDAALRAGALTADAVALEARKAAEASPRLASVVDLDEPGPDPDPVPSLTARRLAQLPPDTRPLPSVAIYDQLLRITKPRTAEGNS, from the coding sequence ATGTCGGGCCGGGATCTACAGGCCAAGTACAACGTCGGCTACCGCACGGTCAACGCTGCTCTGACGTCTGCGTTCCCGGAGGCGCGCAAGGAGTATCCGGCGCGGGCGTCGAAGCTGGACCCGTTCAAGCCGTTGATCGATGAGATGCTGCGGGCGGATCTGGACGCGCCGCGCAAGCAGCGGCACACGATCACGCGGATCTATGCGCGGCTGATCGACGAGCACGGTATGGAAGATGTGTCGTATCAGCGGGTCCGCGACTATGTCGAGGAGCGTAAGCCGCAGATCAGGGTCGAGGCCGGCCGGGAACCGCCGCAGGTGTTCATCCCGCAGACCCACCGCCCCGGTGAGGAAGCCGAGGTCGATTTCGGTGAGGTGACCGTCGAGCTGCGCGGCGAGCCGATCGTGCTCTACCTGTTCTCGCTGCGGATGTCGTACTCGGGCCGGTCGGTGCAGCGGGTGTTCGCCTCGGGCGGGCAGGAAGCGTTCCTGGAGGGGCACGTGCACGCGTTCACGGTGCTGGGCGGGGTGCCCCACGGGAAGATCCGCTACGACAATTTGAAGGCCGCGGTCGCGAAGGTGCTCGGGTTGAGCAGGGCCAGAACCGAATCGCAGCGCTGGACCACCTTCCGCAGCCATTACGGCATCGACGACCCGTTCTACTGCATCCCGGGCATCGAGGGCGCGCACGAGAAGGGTGGTGTCGAGGGCCAGATCGGGTACTACCGGCGCAACCACTTCGTCCCCGTCCCGAAGGTCGAGTCCCTCGAGGAACTCAACACGCTGGTCGGGCAATGGGATAGCCAGGATCTGCGGCGGCGGATCGGTGCGCGGGCGCGCACGATCGGGGAGCATTTCGCGCTGGAGGCACCGACGCTGAAACGGCTGCCCGAGGAGGAATTCGAGACCGGGTCCTGGCTGTCCACGCGGGTGGACAGGTATTCGATGGTGGCGGCGCGGACCAACAAATACAGTGTCCCGATCCGGTTCATCGGCCGCCCGGTCCGGATCCTGTTACACGCCTCCTGGCTGGTCGTCTACGACGGCCGCACCGAGATCGCCCGCCACGAACGCCTGATCGGCAAGGCGCTGACCCGTGTCGAACTCGATCACTACCTCGAAGCGCTGGTCCGTAAGCCCGGCGCGATGGCCGGCGCCACCGCCCTCGAGCAAGCCCGCCAGAGCGGGAAGTTCACCAAGAGCCACGACGCGTGGTGGGCGGCGGTCCGCAAAGCCCACGGCGAGCGTGACGGCACCCGCGCGATCATCGAAGTGCTTCTGCTGCACCGCAGCATGCCCCACGACCAGGTCGTCGCCGGGCTGGACGCCGCGCTGCGCGCGGGAGCGCTGACCGCGGACGCGGTCGCGCTCGAGGCCCGCAAGGCCGCCGAAGCCTCTCCACGGCTGGCCAGCGTGGTCGACCTCGACGAACCCGGCCCGGATCCGGATCCGGTTCCCTCGCTGACCGCCCGCCGGCTGGCGCAACTGCCACCGGACACCCGGCCCCTGCCGTCGGTCGCCATCTACGACCAGCTGCTCCGCATCACCAAACCGAGAACCGCAGAAGGGAATTCCTGA
- the istB gene encoding IS21-like element helper ATPase IstB yields MISPLPRRHGMTDQAADAAVDQACRILRLPSIRSQFNDIVETATRDQMTYRAFLAELLLAECDDRGRRRSERRIRAAGFPRDKSLRAFDFDANPNIDPAVINTLANCDWVRKGTPLCLIGDSGTGKSHLLIALGTEAAMRGYRVKYILATKLVNELVEAADEKVLAKTIARYGRVDLLCIDELGYMELDKRGAELLFQVLTEREEKNSVAIASNEAFSGWSNTFPEPRLCAAIVDRLTFGGQIIETGTDSYRLTRTALGSAAGPATAAAPPPQQPVFTDAQQQALEIVP; encoded by the coding sequence ATGATCAGCCCGCTCCCGCGCCGTCACGGCATGACCGATCAGGCCGCCGACGCCGCCGTCGACCAGGCATGCCGGATACTGCGGCTGCCGTCGATCCGCTCCCAGTTCAACGACATCGTCGAAACCGCGACCCGTGACCAGATGACCTACCGGGCATTCCTGGCCGAGTTGCTGCTGGCCGAATGCGACGACCGGGGCCGCCGCCGCTCCGAACGCCGCATCCGCGCAGCCGGGTTCCCGCGCGATAAATCGTTGCGGGCGTTCGACTTCGACGCCAACCCGAACATCGACCCCGCGGTGATCAACACCCTCGCCAACTGCGACTGGGTGCGCAAGGGCACCCCGCTTTGCCTGATCGGCGACTCCGGCACCGGCAAGAGCCATCTGCTGATCGCGCTGGGCACCGAAGCCGCGATGCGCGGCTACCGCGTGAAATACATCCTGGCAACGAAACTGGTGAACGAGCTGGTCGAAGCTGCGGACGAGAAGGTGCTGGCCAAGACGATCGCCCGCTACGGGCGAGTCGATCTGCTCTGCATCGATGAACTGGGATATATGGAGCTCGACAAGCGTGGCGCCGAGCTGTTGTTCCAGGTCTTGACCGAGCGCGAAGAAAAGAATTCTGTCGCGATCGCCTCGAACGAGGCGTTCTCCGGCTGGTCGAACACGTTTCCCGAACCGCGGCTCTGCGCCGCGATCGTCGACCGCCTCACCTTCGGCGGGCAGATCATCGAAACCGGCACCGACAGTTACCGTCTCACCCGCACGGCCCTCGGCAGCGCCGCCGGACCCGCCACTGCGGCAGCGCCCCCGCCGCAGCAACCCGTATTCACCGACGCGCAGCAACAGGCCCTGGAAATAGTGCCCTGA
- a CDS encoding cation-transporting P-type ATPase translates to MMSTRQDHRIHPQEQLLDPEEAADRLLRDLRSDLRGLSGVEAQRRLLQYGPNQLTRRGGRQWPWALLRQVTHPLALLLWLAAALAVSTNSDTTYP, encoded by the coding sequence ATGATGTCCACCCGTCAGGACCATCGCATCCACCCGCAGGAGCAACTGTTGGACCCTGAGGAGGCCGCGGACCGGTTGCTGCGGGACCTGCGTAGCGATCTGCGCGGATTGTCCGGCGTCGAGGCCCAGCGGCGGCTGTTGCAGTACGGGCCGAATCAGCTCACCCGCAGAGGCGGACGGCAATGGCCGTGGGCCCTGCTCCGACAGGTCACCCACCCGCTGGCGCTGTTGTTGTGGCTGGCCGCCGCGCTGGCCGTAAGTACGAATTCTGACACCACTTATCCGTGA
- a CDS encoding GAF domain-containing sensor histidine kinase translates to MAGFTEDATVEPLAGAGLVRKSLSQLRLRELLTEVRGRVDEIIDARDRMDGLVEAMLSVTASLDLDDTLTRIVQTAIALADARYGALGVRSHDQQLSRFIHQGIDVDAAGEIGPLPQGKGVLGLLLAQPKAIRLDDLASHPDSVGFPAGHPPMHGFLGVPVHTRGRIYGNLYLTEKNSGLPFTEDDEILVTALAAAAGVAIDNAHLFEAAQARQQWIAATRDITTAFLAGVDYDRVLVQLVDRVRELSGSQRAWLAISSDPDIPADEVVGLVVAHRSGPGGPPGGGLVPLDGTVIGQAFTGRAPVHNAVEDLDHEFGPGLPVGAGPVLMIPLHANDTTLGVLVVEHEPGHAPYDADTIELIEVFTGQAALAMRLAATQQRMRELDVLADRDRIARDLHDHVIQRLFAVGLSLQGAAARTRRDDVRARLTTAIDDLQSVIGEIRDSIYQLHTGGESPRLRQRIDEIIRQHTDGIDLRVSTRIHGPLDAIDADLAEHAEAVVRETISNAVRHAGADTLILDITVADDIDIVVEDNGRGMPDDLTPSGLDNLARRARGVGGELTFDTAHAAGPHGPGTRIRWTAPLS, encoded by the coding sequence ATGGCTGGTTTCACCGAAGACGCCACCGTCGAACCGCTTGCGGGCGCTGGGTTGGTACGTAAGAGTCTGTCGCAGTTGCGGCTACGGGAGCTGCTCACGGAAGTGCGTGGCCGGGTCGACGAGATCATCGATGCTCGGGACCGGATGGACGGCCTCGTGGAGGCGATGCTCTCGGTCACCGCGAGCCTGGACCTCGACGACACGCTGACCAGGATCGTCCAGACGGCGATCGCGCTGGCCGACGCCCGGTACGGGGCGCTGGGGGTACGTAGTCATGACCAGCAACTTTCGCGCTTCATCCACCAGGGCATCGATGTGGACGCGGCGGGCGAGATCGGCCCGCTGCCGCAGGGCAAGGGCGTACTCGGGCTGTTGCTGGCCCAGCCCAAGGCGATTCGGCTCGACGATCTCGCGAGCCACCCGGATTCCGTGGGTTTTCCGGCCGGACATCCCCCGATGCACGGATTCCTCGGAGTGCCGGTGCACACCCGTGGGCGCATCTACGGCAACCTCTACCTCACCGAGAAGAACAGCGGGTTGCCGTTCACCGAGGACGACGAGATCCTGGTGACGGCTCTGGCCGCCGCCGCGGGTGTGGCCATCGACAACGCCCATCTGTTCGAAGCCGCTCAGGCCCGGCAACAGTGGATAGCGGCTACTCGCGACATCACGACCGCTTTTCTGGCAGGCGTCGATTACGACCGGGTACTCGTCCAACTCGTCGATCGAGTGCGCGAATTGTCCGGATCGCAGCGCGCGTGGCTGGCGATCTCCTCGGATCCGGACATCCCGGCCGATGAGGTCGTGGGACTGGTCGTCGCGCACCGGTCCGGTCCCGGCGGCCCGCCGGGCGGCGGGCTGGTGCCGCTCGACGGCACCGTGATCGGGCAGGCATTCACCGGACGTGCTCCCGTCCACAACGCCGTGGAGGATCTGGACCATGAGTTCGGCCCCGGCCTGCCGGTGGGCGCCGGGCCGGTCCTGATGATTCCGCTACATGCCAACGACACCACCCTGGGCGTGCTCGTTGTCGAGCACGAGCCCGGGCACGCTCCCTACGACGCCGACACCATCGAATTGATCGAAGTGTTCACCGGTCAGGCCGCACTCGCCATGCGCCTGGCTGCCACCCAGCAGCGCATGCGAGAACTCGACGTGCTCGCCGACCGGGACCGCATCGCACGCGATTTGCACGATCACGTGATTCAGCGGCTGTTCGCCGTCGGCCTGTCGTTGCAGGGCGCCGCCGCCCGCACCCGCCGCGACGACGTACGCGCGCGGCTGACAACAGCGATCGATGACCTGCAATCGGTGATCGGCGAGATCCGGGACTCCATCTACCAGCTGCATACCGGTGGTGAATCCCCTCGGCTGCGGCAACGCATCGATGAGATCATCCGCCAGCACACCGACGGCATCGACCTACGGGTCAGCACCCGCATCCACGGCCCGCTCGACGCGATAGACGCCGATCTGGCCGAACATGCCGAGGCGGTGGTCCGCGAGACGATCAGCAACGCAGTCCGGCACGCAGGTGCCGACACACTCATCCTCGACATCACAGTCGCGGACGACATCGACATCGTCGTGGAGGACAACGGCCGAGGTATGCCCGACGACCTCACACCCAGCGGACTGGACAACCTCGCCCGCCGCGCGCGCGGCGTCGGTGGCGAACTCACGTTCGACACGGCGCACGCGGCCGGTCCGCACGGTCCCGGCACCCGGATCCGCTGGACCGCACCACTGTCCTGA
- a CDS encoding GyrI-like domain-containing protein: MEYRVAVCESVPQAVLRVPWEVRQDRLGADLSAGMRQLAIMADRTGLVACGSPTITYQRPLPDGEAAEVDFAVPVEPGATLGPRSGAEVIVTPGTLVARTCHRGGYEGLGAAYTALHEWLYSSGHRPIGPPTEVYLVGPDEVTDPRRLLTEIRIPVAPPVAVTVDVHIPFDRTVALVRETLLADGFVILAELDLRATPADPPGVPETGHVVLDTCHPELLTRALAADPQAGVMLPRAVAIRERAGCVTIEAANPTVLVQATRHDSLQAVADEMCRLLVAVLDRIEKSAADLIGSAGM, translated from the coding sequence ATGGAGTACCGGGTGGCAGTGTGCGAATCGGTACCGCAGGCGGTGCTGCGGGTGCCGTGGGAGGTCCGGCAAGACCGGCTCGGCGCCGATCTCTCCGCCGGCATGCGGCAACTGGCGATCATGGCGGACCGGACCGGACTGGTCGCATGCGGTTCGCCGACGATCACCTACCAACGGCCGCTGCCGGACGGCGAGGCGGCCGAGGTGGATTTCGCGGTGCCCGTCGAACCCGGTGCCACGCTGGGACCGCGGTCGGGCGCCGAGGTGATCGTCACACCGGGGACGCTGGTGGCGCGTACCTGCCATCGCGGCGGTTACGAGGGCCTCGGCGCGGCGTACACAGCGCTGCACGAATGGTTGTACAGCTCGGGCCACCGCCCGATCGGCCCACCCACCGAGGTCTATCTGGTCGGTCCGGACGAAGTGACCGATCCCCGGCGGCTGCTGACCGAGATCCGTATCCCGGTCGCGCCACCGGTGGCCGTCACGGTCGATGTGCACATCCCGTTCGACCGAACCGTCGCCCTGGTCCGGGAAACCCTGCTCGCCGACGGTTTCGTCATCCTCGCCGAACTGGACCTGCGCGCCACGCCGGCGGACCCGCCCGGCGTTCCGGAAACCGGGCACGTCGTCCTCGACACCTGTCATCCGGAACTGCTCACCCGCGCGCTGGCCGCGGATCCGCAGGCCGGCGTGATGCTGCCGCGTGCCGTCGCGATTCGCGAACGGGCCGGGTGCGTCACGATCGAGGCCGCCAACCCGACGGTGCTGGTCCAGGCCACCCGGCACGACAGCCTGCAGGCCGTCGCCGACGAGATGTGTCGCTTGCTGGTCGCCGTACTGGATCGGATCGAAAAGTCGGCCGCCGACCTGATCGGATCCGCGGGAATGTGA
- a CDS encoding Acg family FMN-binding oxidoreductase, with the protein MTATDPVATLPIPDQPTVRTALRLAGRAPSIHNTQPWRWVFDGRRLHLYADPDRVLPAADPRGRQQLISCGAVLHHARTAFALAGWHTDTERLPDPHRPDHLADIDFRPWPDPPAGVPRRARAIGERYSDRLPMLPPPDFDATARALRGLAGPHHVESDVLPEEARARLAEISEQAAEAHRDDLFYQRELNWWTGHSDVVEGVPEAALVSAEEASRTGVARAFPAAAHSARRSELTDAARLVVLSCASEGHAEWLRTGEALSAVLLECAASGLSTCALTHLTEPGIGRRMIAAMLPHPAQPEVVIRIGIAPDDTRPIPTPRRPLDDYLEIRTMPTGTP; encoded by the coding sequence ATGACTGCTACGGATCCCGTCGCCACGTTACCGATTCCGGACCAGCCCACCGTGCGGACGGCACTTCGGCTGGCCGGGCGCGCTCCGTCGATCCACAACACCCAGCCGTGGCGTTGGGTCTTCGACGGTCGCCGCCTGCATCTGTACGCCGACCCCGACCGGGTCCTGCCCGCTGCCGATCCGCGTGGGCGGCAGCAGCTGATCAGCTGCGGCGCGGTATTGCACCACGCCCGCACCGCGTTCGCCCTCGCCGGCTGGCACACCGATACCGAGCGCCTGCCCGACCCGCATCGACCGGATCACTTGGCGGACATCGACTTCCGCCCCTGGCCCGATCCACCCGCGGGAGTCCCGCGCCGGGCGCGCGCGATCGGCGAGCGCTACAGCGACCGCCTCCCGATGCTGCCGCCGCCGGATTTCGACGCCACGGCCCGGGCGCTGCGCGGTCTGGCCGGCCCGCACCATGTGGAGTCGGACGTACTCCCCGAGGAAGCCCGTGCCCGGCTCGCGGAGATTTCCGAGCAGGCCGCGGAGGCGCATCGCGACGACCTGTTCTATCAGCGGGAATTGAATTGGTGGACAGGGCATTCCGATGTCGTGGAGGGTGTCCCGGAGGCCGCACTGGTGTCCGCGGAGGAGGCGTCGCGCACGGGTGTCGCGCGAGCGTTTCCCGCTGCGGCGCATTCGGCCCGGCGCAGCGAACTCACCGACGCGGCCCGGCTGGTGGTCCTCAGTTGTGCCTCCGAAGGCCACGCGGAATGGCTCCGGACCGGCGAGGCATTGTCGGCGGTTCTGCTGGAATGCGCCGCGTCCGGGCTGTCGACCTGTGCCCTCACCCATCTCACCGAGCCGGGGATCGGCCGGCGCATGATCGCTGCCATGTTGCCGCACCCTGCGCAGCCGGAAGTGGTGATCCGCATCGGCATCGCACCGGACGACACCCGGCCGATTCCGACGCCGCGGCGGCCGCTCGACGACTACCTGGAGATCCGGACGATGCCGACCGGCACGCCGTGA
- a CDS encoding flavodoxin domain-containing protein, producing METHTPHIAVLYATAQGSTREIAEFIGTELAGRGARVEVSDVEHAPDPSTVDGIVLGSAVHNRALLPEMSDYVHNYREQLSGLDVWLFSVGLGPALHGPIGRLLGTKVPSRIAAVRDEIQPLDYRAFAGHYERAGVDLPARILFRLLGGTRYGDLRDWSAIRDWTGLIAAALNLPQPSSATIHP from the coding sequence ATGGAAACACACACTCCGCACATCGCCGTCCTCTATGCGACGGCACAGGGATCCACCCGTGAGATCGCCGAATTCATCGGTACCGAACTGGCCGGGCGCGGTGCCCGGGTGGAGGTGTCCGACGTCGAGCACGCGCCCGACCCGAGCACCGTGGACGGCATCGTCCTCGGCAGCGCCGTCCACAACCGCGCACTGTTGCCCGAGATGTCCGACTACGTACACAACTACCGGGAACAGCTGTCCGGATTGGATGTCTGGCTGTTCAGCGTGGGCCTCGGCCCGGCCCTGCACGGGCCGATCGGCCGGCTGCTCGGCACCAAGGTGCCGTCGCGGATCGCAGCCGTACGGGACGAGATCCAGCCCCTGGACTATCGCGCATTCGCCGGCCACTACGAACGAGCGGGGGTCGACCTGCCCGCCCGGATCCTGTTCCGTCTGCTCGGCGGAACCCGCTACGGCGATCTGCGCGACTGGTCCGCGATCCGCGACTGGACCGGGCTCATCGCCGCGGCACTGAACCTGCCGCAGCCGTCGTCGGCCACCATTCACCCCTGA
- a CDS encoding site-2 protease family protein, with product MVSETVILGRIAGIRLGAHWSVLVTLGLFAWILHTELDGHGGPVFVWIVAVSGAMALFAALVAHELAHSIVARRHGVRVDRIVFWLLGGASELTDEPPDARADLWIALAGPLTSLATGVVAYIAAMITAILGPDGAITIALVWLAVMNVVLAVFNMLPGAPLDGGRVLRAVIWWRTGDRLRAATAAARSGRRLGTVLIVLGVVEIALTRRLDGMWPMLLGWFLRASAGGELAAAGLRHRLSGNTVGDIMRSPVVAVPGIWSITDLLASGAAGIGHRIFPVVDDTGRPFAIAAWPDLARVPEQARPVTSMATIGRRLPRGAIVTATTPLADAVTRIVLRPELDAITVVDEQGRLIGIVTATDMAAACDRSALGLPVGRTSP from the coding sequence GTGGTGTCTGAGACCGTGATTCTGGGCCGTATCGCCGGCATTCGGCTCGGTGCGCACTGGTCCGTGCTGGTCACGCTGGGCTTGTTCGCCTGGATCCTGCACACCGAACTCGACGGTCACGGTGGCCCGGTGTTCGTGTGGATCGTGGCCGTATCCGGCGCGATGGCGCTGTTCGCGGCGCTGGTCGCGCACGAACTCGCCCATTCGATCGTGGCTCGCCGCCACGGTGTCCGGGTGGACCGCATCGTGTTCTGGTTGCTCGGCGGGGCCTCCGAATTGACCGACGAGCCCCCGGACGCGCGCGCCGACCTGTGGATCGCCCTGGCGGGCCCGCTGACCAGCCTGGCGACCGGGGTCGTCGCGTACATCGCCGCGATGATCACCGCGATACTCGGCCCGGACGGCGCGATCACGATCGCGCTGGTGTGGCTGGCGGTCATGAACGTGGTCCTGGCGGTGTTCAACATGCTGCCCGGTGCGCCGCTGGACGGTGGCCGGGTGCTGAGAGCGGTGATCTGGTGGCGCACCGGCGACCGGCTGCGGGCGGCCACCGCCGCAGCACGTAGCGGGCGTCGGCTGGGCACGGTCCTCATCGTGCTCGGCGTCGTCGAAATCGCCCTCACCCGGCGGCTGGACGGGATGTGGCCGATGCTGCTGGGCTGGTTCCTGCGCGCCTCCGCCGGCGGCGAACTCGCCGCCGCAGGGCTGCGACATCGGCTGAGCGGCAACACCGTCGGCGACATCATGCGCAGTCCGGTGGTGGCGGTGCCCGGGATCTGGTCGATCACAGATCTGCTGGCTTCCGGCGCCGCCGGCATCGGGCATCGCATCTTCCCGGTGGTGGACGACACGGGCAGGCCGTTCGCGATCGCGGCCTGGCCGGATCTGGCCCGGGTCCCCGAGCAGGCCCGCCCGGTCACCTCGATGGCCACCATCGGGCGGCGCCTGCCGCGCGGCGCGATCGTCACCGCGACCACACCGCTGGCGGACGCCGTGACCCGCATCGTGCTGCGGCCCGAACTGGACGCGATCACGGTGGTCGACGAACAGGGCCGGCTGATCGGTATCGTCACGGCCACCGACATGGCCGCCGCGTGTGATCGTTCCGCACTCGGGCTGCCGGTCGGCCGTACGAGCCCGTGA